The following are from one region of the Actinoplanes sp. L3-i22 genome:
- a CDS encoding trehalose-6-phosphate synthase, which produces MAQRSSFVVVANRLPVDEVTLPNGERQWRPSPGGLVTALHPVLTEHRGTWIGWAGGDGAVHEPFELEGINIHPVPLSADELERYYEGQSNATIWPLYHDAVETPVYKRRWRDSYRAVNQRFAEAAADVAAEGATVWVQDYQLQLVPSMLREMRPDLRIGFFLHIPFPPIELFMQMPFRAEILRGLLGADLVGFQQRLAAQNFVRLARHLLGLRYVGQSIQVDGRQVKAGAFPISIDTKDMERLAADPAVQARAKQIRAELGDPQTVILGVDRLDYTKGIELRLKAFRELLSDGRLNVGDAVMVQVATPSRERVEHYQTLRVKVEREVGRINGEFGKVGVPAVHYLHQSYSKQELAALYVAADVMMVTPLRDGMNLVAKEYIACRGDTGGALILSEFAGAATELRQSFLCNPHDPDGVKDALMRAINSEPAELKRRMRVMQRHLRTHDVARWARTFLDELGTDDKVSADDNEKTIEA; this is translated from the coding sequence GTGGCCCAACGAAGTTCCTTCGTAGTCGTCGCCAACCGTTTGCCCGTCGACGAGGTAACCCTGCCGAATGGGGAACGCCAGTGGCGCCCCAGCCCAGGTGGCCTGGTCACGGCGCTGCACCCGGTGCTCACCGAGCATCGTGGCACCTGGATCGGCTGGGCCGGCGGGGACGGCGCAGTCCATGAACCGTTCGAGCTCGAGGGCATCAACATCCACCCGGTGCCGTTGAGCGCCGACGAGCTCGAGCGCTATTACGAGGGCCAGTCGAACGCGACGATCTGGCCGCTCTACCACGACGCCGTGGAGACCCCCGTCTACAAGCGCCGCTGGCGGGATTCCTATCGCGCGGTCAACCAGCGGTTCGCCGAGGCCGCCGCGGACGTGGCGGCCGAGGGCGCGACCGTCTGGGTGCAGGACTACCAGCTCCAGCTGGTCCCGTCGATGCTCCGGGAGATGCGCCCGGACCTGCGGATCGGGTTCTTCCTGCACATCCCGTTCCCGCCGATCGAGCTGTTCATGCAGATGCCGTTCCGGGCCGAGATCCTGCGCGGCCTGCTCGGCGCCGACCTGGTCGGCTTCCAGCAGCGGCTGGCCGCGCAGAACTTCGTCCGGCTGGCCCGGCACCTGCTCGGCCTGCGCTACGTGGGCCAGTCGATCCAGGTGGACGGGCGTCAGGTGAAGGCCGGCGCGTTCCCGATCAGCATCGACACCAAGGACATGGAACGCCTCGCCGCCGACCCGGCGGTGCAGGCCCGGGCCAAGCAGATCCGCGCCGAGCTGGGCGATCCGCAGACGGTCATCCTCGGCGTCGACCGGCTGGACTACACCAAGGGCATCGAGCTGCGCCTCAAGGCGTTCCGCGAGCTGCTCTCCGACGGCCGGCTGAACGTCGGCGACGCGGTGATGGTCCAGGTGGCGACGCCCAGCCGGGAGCGGGTCGAGCACTACCAGACGCTGCGGGTCAAGGTCGAGCGCGAGGTCGGCCGGATCAACGGCGAGTTCGGCAAGGTCGGCGTGCCGGCCGTGCACTACCTGCACCAGTCCTACAGCAAGCAGGAACTGGCCGCGCTCTACGTGGCGGCCGACGTCATGATGGTGACCCCGCTGCGGGACGGGATGAACCTGGTCGCCAAGGAGTACATCGCCTGCCGCGGCGACACCGGGGGCGCGCTGATCCTCAGCGAGTTCGCCGGCGCCGCCACGGAGCTCCGCCAGTCGTTCCTGTGCAACCCGCACGACCCGGACGGCGTGAAGGACGCGCTGATGCGGGCGATCAACTCGGAGCCGGCCGAGCTCAAGCGCCGGATGCGGGTGATGCAGCGCCACCTGCGTACCCACGACGTGGCGCGCTGGGCCCGCACGTTCCTCGACGAACTCGGCACCGACGACAAGGTCAGCGCCGACGACAACGAGAAGACGATCGAGGCCTAG
- a CDS encoding Uma2 family endonuclease, protein MLSQGSPMRWTAPDGRWTEPDLHLFPQDGHRYEILDGCLHVTPPLDRAHDGVVEAVVTALRAAAPPDWWVCARLGVEIDTSSLVPDVIVLRPRSSGAIWVDPADVALVVEVESAETRRYDRLLKPAVYASAGIPAYWRVEPGAAMAVYTLDADAYRQLERIEGAEPVKLDAPYPIRVCAF, encoded by the coding sequence ATGCTGAGCCAGGGCTCACCGATGCGATGGACCGCTCCGGACGGCCGTTGGACGGAGCCTGACCTGCACCTCTTCCCGCAGGACGGGCATCGCTACGAGATCCTCGACGGCTGCCTGCACGTCACCCCGCCGCTGGACCGCGCGCACGACGGCGTCGTCGAGGCGGTCGTCACGGCGCTGCGCGCGGCCGCCCCGCCGGACTGGTGGGTCTGCGCCCGCCTCGGCGTCGAGATCGACACGAGCAGCCTGGTGCCCGACGTGATCGTGCTGCGGCCGCGCTCGTCCGGGGCGATCTGGGTGGACCCGGCCGACGTGGCGCTGGTCGTCGAGGTGGAGTCGGCCGAGACCCGGCGCTACGACCGGCTGCTCAAGCCCGCGGTGTACGCGTCGGCCGGGATCCCCGCCTACTGGCGGGTGGAGCCGGGCGCGGCGATGGCCGTGTACACGCTGGACGCCGACGCCTACCGGCAGCTGGAACGGATCGAGGGCGCCGAGCCGGTGAAGCTCGACGCCCCGTACCCGATCCGGGTCTGCGCTTTCTAG
- a CDS encoding MFS transporter: MANDLEGPQQAQKATEGDHPITFRGLFALREFRFVYTSMLISWVGDYLTRAAVTVLIYQQTRSVLLSAISFAIGYLPWITLGPVLSALGDRYPYRRVMIACDLFRMTAVAMLLIPGLPVAVLLLVVLLAGLGGPPAQAARSAQLPLVVGRERLTLATAVATTTGQAAQVAGYLLGSALAVGLTPRVAVGLDVVSFAVSALLIAIGVRLRPAAVAPAHRRHLLRETAEGFQLVFGLPVLRSIAIVVFSTIAFSIVPESLAASWAAEGTPDGLPQGLAQGLIMGAGPLGVAIGGLLFSRLVPAERRWQLVPLLAVVTPLVLVPAIAGPPAVVVAGLVALSGLAQGAALPALNASFALILPASHRARAFGVMTSGIQASQFLAVLITGVLSERFRIPLVVGVWSIAGTALMVAIVAFWPKRPAPVAAAPTPARAEPAT; this comes from the coding sequence GTGGCCAACGACCTGGAGGGTCCACAACAGGCCCAGAAGGCTACGGAAGGCGATCATCCGATCACCTTCCGTGGCCTTTTTGCGCTCCGGGAGTTCCGGTTCGTCTACACGTCCATGCTGATCAGCTGGGTCGGCGACTACCTGACCCGGGCCGCCGTCACGGTGCTGATCTACCAGCAGACCCGGTCGGTGCTGCTCTCCGCGATCTCCTTCGCGATCGGCTACCTGCCGTGGATCACCCTCGGGCCGGTGCTCTCCGCACTCGGCGACCGGTATCCGTACCGCCGGGTGATGATCGCCTGTGACCTGTTCCGGATGACCGCGGTCGCGATGCTGCTGATCCCCGGCCTGCCGGTCGCGGTGCTGCTGCTGGTGGTCCTGCTGGCCGGGCTGGGCGGCCCGCCCGCGCAGGCGGCCCGCTCCGCGCAGCTGCCGCTGGTGGTCGGGCGCGAGCGCCTCACCCTGGCGACCGCCGTCGCCACCACCACCGGCCAGGCCGCGCAGGTCGCCGGTTACCTGCTCGGCTCGGCGCTGGCGGTCGGCCTGACCCCGCGGGTGGCGGTCGGCCTGGACGTGGTCAGCTTCGCGGTCTCCGCGCTGCTGATCGCGATCGGGGTGCGGCTCCGGCCGGCCGCGGTCGCCCCGGCGCACCGCCGGCACCTGCTGCGCGAGACCGCCGAGGGCTTCCAGCTGGTCTTCGGGCTGCCGGTGCTGCGGTCGATCGCGATCGTGGTGTTCAGCACGATCGCGTTCAGCATCGTGCCGGAGAGCCTGGCCGCCTCCTGGGCCGCCGAGGGCACCCCGGACGGCCTCCCGCAGGGCCTGGCGCAGGGCCTGATCATGGGCGCCGGGCCGCTCGGCGTCGCGATCGGCGGGCTGCTGTTCAGCCGGCTGGTCCCGGCCGAGCGCCGCTGGCAGCTGGTGCCGCTGCTCGCCGTCGTCACCCCGCTGGTGCTGGTCCCGGCCATCGCCGGGCCGCCGGCCGTCGTCGTCGCCGGGCTGGTGGCGCTCTCCGGCCTGGCCCAGGGGGCCGCGCTGCCCGCGCTCAACGCGTCGTTCGCGCTGATCCTGCCGGCCAGCCACCGGGCCCGGGCGTTCGGCGTGATGACCAGCGGGATCCAGGCCAGCCAGTTCCTCGCCGTGCTGATCACCGGGGTGCTCTCCGAGCGGTTCCGGATCCCGCTGGTGGTCGGGGTGTGGAGCATCGCCGGCACCGCGCTGATGGTCGCGATCGTGGCGTTCTGGCCGAAGCGGCCCGCGCCGGTCGCCGCGGCGCCGACGCCCGCCCGGGCGGAACCGGCCACCTGA
- a CDS encoding DUF5130 family protein, translated as MTSGELVEADREGPFTTRQLLRLDEALRLADQATGLTFSIYLGDLEEPVRESAEKLHAQIPNPHKAVLLAVSPSQRKLEIVTGDEARKRITDRDSKLAAFGMAGSFAGGDLIGGLMIGLDQLASHAGRS; from the coding sequence GTGACAAGTGGTGAGCTGGTCGAGGCGGACCGCGAGGGCCCCTTCACGACCCGTCAGCTGCTGCGCCTCGACGAGGCGCTCCGGCTCGCCGACCAGGCGACCGGCCTGACCTTCAGCATCTACCTCGGCGACCTCGAGGAACCGGTCCGCGAGTCGGCGGAGAAGCTGCACGCCCAGATCCCGAACCCGCACAAGGCCGTGCTGCTCGCGGTGTCGCCGAGCCAGCGCAAGCTGGAGATCGTCACGGGCGACGAGGCCCGTAAGCGGATCACCGACCGGGACTCGAAGCTGGCGGCCTTCGGCATGGCCGGCTCGTTCGCCGGCGGCGACCTGATCGGCGGCCTGATGATCGGCCTCGACCAGCTGGCGTCGCACGCCGGCCGGTCCTGA
- a CDS encoding class F sortase — protein MSGEPGVPESVRGKRPAQVISAPPEGVVTGPLPAPRPQGGRSPFRVPLPRRRTPAPRRVPARRRRRWPIGGIALALFFVGLFAVAMGLGVSTGFDLGLFRGPDEPPPRAFPVLEPSRPERLSIPDLKIDAPILEVGLAGDGTVDVPPLKRHNEVGWFDGGPTPGQFGPALFVGHADTRTGPSVFHDLGKLKPKQRIEVDRADGTVAVFEVNSVERYDKDRLPVNRVYGDFSRPSLRLMTCGGKWLGGDQGYADNVVVYASLVSSRK, from the coding sequence ATGAGCGGCGAGCCCGGGGTGCCCGAGTCGGTCCGCGGGAAACGCCCCGCCCAGGTGATCAGCGCCCCGCCCGAGGGGGTGGTGACCGGCCCGCTGCCGGCGCCCCGGCCGCAGGGTGGCCGGTCCCCGTTCCGGGTGCCGCTGCCGCGCCGCCGGACACCCGCCCCGCGGCGTGTCCCGGCCCGCCGGCGGCGGCGCTGGCCGATCGGCGGGATCGCCCTGGCGCTGTTCTTTGTCGGACTGTTCGCGGTGGCCATGGGCCTGGGCGTGTCCACCGGCTTCGACCTGGGCCTGTTCCGCGGGCCGGACGAGCCGCCGCCGCGCGCGTTCCCGGTGCTGGAGCCGAGCCGGCCGGAGCGGCTGAGCATCCCGGACCTGAAGATCGACGCGCCGATCCTGGAGGTCGGGCTGGCCGGCGACGGCACGGTCGACGTGCCGCCGCTGAAGCGCCACAACGAGGTCGGCTGGTTCGACGGCGGGCCGACGCCGGGGCAGTTCGGGCCGGCGCTGTTCGTCGGGCACGCGGACACCCGGACCGGCCCGTCGGTCTTCCACGACCTGGGCAAGCTCAAGCCGAAGCAGCGGATCGAGGTGGACCGGGCGGACGGGACGGTCGCCGTCTTCGAGGTGAACTCGGTCGAGCGGTACGACAAGGACCGGCTGCCCGTCAACCGCGTCTACGGCGACTTCAGCCGGCCCTCGTTGCGCCTGATGACCTGCGGTGGCAAGTGGCTCGGGGGTGACCAGGGATACGCCGACAACGTGGTCGTCTACGCCTCCCTGGTCAGCTCCAGGAAATAA
- a CDS encoding HNH endonuclease, producing the protein MPDIRPIVGSSALVLNATYEPLCVVSVRRATILVLTDKAETVSDGDGILHSAHEELPVPSVVRLTRYVKVPYRTHVGLSRRAIFARDGGRCAYCRGSAETIDHVFPRSRGGLHAWENVVAACAKCNHSKGDKTPAELGWRLHSIPQAPRGVAWRVLGHRTPDPRWMDWLDMPENHAAPVATEAA; encoded by the coding sequence ATGCCTGACATACGACCCATAGTGGGCTCTTCCGCGTTAGTGCTGAACGCTACCTACGAGCCTCTGTGCGTCGTATCGGTGCGTCGAGCGACCATCCTCGTCCTCACCGACAAGGCCGAAACGGTCTCCGACGGTGACGGGATCCTGCACAGCGCGCACGAGGAGCTCCCCGTTCCCTCTGTGGTCCGTCTCACGCGGTACGTGAAGGTGCCGTACCGGACCCACGTCGGTCTCTCCCGCCGGGCCATCTTCGCCCGGGACGGCGGCCGCTGCGCCTATTGCCGCGGCTCCGCCGAGACCATCGACCACGTCTTCCCGCGCAGCCGAGGTGGTCTGCACGCCTGGGAGAACGTGGTGGCCGCCTGCGCCAAGTGCAACCACAGCAAGGGCGACAAGACACCGGCCGAGCTCGGGTGGCGGCTGCACTCCATACCTCAGGCGCCACGGGGCGTCGCTTGGCGGGTCCTCGGGCACCGCACGCCCGATCCCCGTTGGATGGACTGGCTGGACATGCCCGAAAATCACGCCGCCCCGGTAGCCACCGAGGCGGCGTAA
- the ettA gene encoding energy-dependent translational throttle protein EttA: MAQFIYVLEKARKAHGDKVVLDNVTLNFLPGVKIGVVGPNGAGKSSLLKIMAGIDQVSNGDARLMPGYTVGMLAQEPPLNEEKTVLGNIEEAVAETKAKLERFNAIAEQMATDYTDELMEEMGKLQEELDHSNAWDVDSQLELAMDALRCPPPDADVTQLSGGERRRVALCKLLLEAPDLLLLDEPTNHLDAESVSWLEQHLSKYAGTVIAITHDRYFLDNVATWILELDRGHAFPYEGNYSTYLDKKAARLTLQGRKDQKLQKRLTEELEWVRSNAKARQTKSKARLERYEEMATEAEKTRKLDFEEIQIPPGPRLGNTVIESKDLVKGFDDRVLIDHLSFSLPRNGIVGIIGPNGVGKTTLFKTIVGLEQPDSGSVRVGETVKLSYVDQNRSGLDGTKTVWEVVSDGLDYMMVGKVEMPSRAYVAAFGFKGPDQQKPVKVLSGGERNRLNLAMTLKIGGNVILLDEPTNDLDVETLSSLENALLEFPGCAVVISHDRMFLDRVTTHMLAWEGTEEDPDKWFWFEGNFDAYEKNKIDRLGADAARPHRVTYRKLTRD; the protein is encoded by the coding sequence GTGGCCCAGTTCATCTACGTCCTGGAAAAGGCGCGCAAGGCGCACGGCGACAAAGTCGTGCTCGACAACGTGACGCTGAACTTCCTGCCAGGCGTCAAGATCGGTGTTGTCGGACCGAACGGCGCCGGTAAGTCCAGTCTTCTCAAGATCATGGCTGGTATCGACCAGGTCAGCAACGGCGACGCCCGGCTGATGCCCGGCTACACCGTCGGCATGCTGGCGCAGGAACCGCCGCTGAACGAGGAGAAGACCGTCCTCGGCAACATCGAGGAAGCGGTCGCCGAGACCAAGGCCAAGCTGGAGCGGTTCAACGCGATCGCCGAGCAGATGGCCACCGACTACACCGACGAGCTGATGGAGGAGATGGGCAAGCTCCAGGAGGAGCTGGACCACTCCAACGCGTGGGACGTCGACTCGCAGCTCGAGCTCGCCATGGACGCGCTGCGCTGCCCGCCGCCGGACGCCGACGTCACCCAGCTCTCCGGTGGTGAGCGCCGTCGCGTCGCGCTGTGCAAGCTGCTGCTCGAGGCGCCCGACCTGCTGCTGCTCGACGAGCCCACCAACCACCTGGACGCGGAGAGCGTCTCGTGGCTGGAGCAGCACCTGTCGAAGTACGCCGGCACGGTCATCGCGATCACCCACGACCGGTACTTCCTGGACAACGTCGCGACCTGGATCCTCGAGCTGGACCGCGGTCACGCGTTCCCGTACGAGGGCAACTACTCGACGTACCTGGACAAGAAGGCGGCCCGGCTGACCCTGCAGGGTCGCAAGGACCAGAAGCTGCAGAAGCGCCTCACCGAGGAGCTCGAGTGGGTCCGGTCCAACGCCAAGGCCCGGCAGACCAAGTCCAAGGCCCGCCTGGAGCGGTACGAGGAGATGGCCACCGAGGCGGAGAAGACCCGGAAGCTGGACTTCGAGGAGATCCAGATCCCGCCGGGCCCGCGCCTGGGCAACACCGTGATCGAGTCCAAGGACCTGGTCAAGGGCTTCGACGACCGGGTGCTCATCGACCACCTGTCGTTCTCGCTGCCGCGCAACGGCATCGTCGGCATCATCGGCCCGAACGGCGTCGGCAAGACCACGCTGTTCAAGACCATCGTCGGGCTGGAGCAGCCGGACTCGGGCTCGGTCCGGGTCGGCGAGACGGTCAAGCTGTCGTACGTCGACCAGAACCGCTCGGGTCTGGACGGCACCAAGACGGTCTGGGAGGTCGTCTCCGACGGGCTCGACTACATGATGGTCGGCAAGGTCGAGATGCCGTCCCGGGCGTACGTCGCGGCGTTCGGCTTCAAGGGCCCGGACCAGCAGAAGCCGGTCAAGGTGCTGTCCGGTGGCGAGCGCAACCGGCTCAACCTCGCGATGACGCTGAAGATCGGCGGCAACGTGATCCTGCTCGACGAGCCGACCAACGACCTGGACGTGGAGACGCTCTCCAGCCTGGAGAACGCGCTGCTGGAGTTCCCCGGCTGCGCCGTGGTCATCTCCCACGACCGGATGTTCCTGGACCGGGTCACCACCCACATGCTGGCGTGGGAGGGCACCGAGGAGGACCCGGACAAGTGGTTCTGGTTCGAGGGCAACTTCGACGCGTACGAGAAGAACAAGATCGATCGGCTGGGTGCCGACGCGGCTCGCCCGCACCGGGTCACCTACCGCAAGTTGACGCGTGACTGA
- a CDS encoding mechanosensitive ion channel family protein, with the protein MTKSCDSDSVCKWLLVHDVSPWLAKSGYLFVVKPLRVIAIIAIAMLIRWLLHRAITRLTASTSRAAMPALLKPLKERPDVTAEDAQFIPERRRQRAEAIGSVLRSFVSAVVFTMATLLVLGEFGFNLAPLLASAGIVGVALGFGAQSLVKDLIAGLFMLLEDQYGVGDTVDLGEAIGVVESVGLRITTVRDSRGVLWYIRNGEIVRVGNKSQGWAMVVIDIPIGFVNSEEAIAVLKQAAEAVAEHPDHQTEFIEAPDVIGVETLTVDGATIRTIAKTTAESQATVQRELRRVLAESLETSGLSERIAASRLAPRSAVPPPWYTGPENSSSSIDERSPGGPS; encoded by the coding sequence CTGACCAAGTCGTGTGACTCCGACTCGGTGTGCAAGTGGCTTCTGGTACACGACGTGAGCCCGTGGCTGGCCAAGAGTGGCTACCTGTTCGTGGTCAAGCCGCTCCGGGTCATCGCGATCATCGCGATCGCGATGCTGATCCGCTGGCTGCTGCACCGGGCGATCACCCGGCTGACCGCCAGCACCTCCCGGGCCGCGATGCCGGCGCTGCTCAAGCCGCTGAAGGAACGCCCCGACGTCACCGCCGAGGACGCGCAGTTCATCCCGGAGCGGCGGCGGCAGCGGGCCGAGGCGATCGGCTCGGTGCTGCGCAGCTTCGTCAGCGCGGTGGTCTTCACGATGGCGACGCTGCTGGTGCTCGGCGAGTTCGGGTTCAACCTGGCGCCGCTGCTGGCCAGCGCCGGGATCGTCGGCGTGGCGCTCGGCTTCGGGGCGCAGAGCCTGGTCAAGGACTTGATAGCCGGTCTGTTCATGCTGCTGGAGGACCAGTACGGCGTCGGCGACACGGTCGACCTGGGCGAGGCGATCGGCGTGGTGGAGAGCGTCGGCCTGCGGATCACCACGGTCCGGGACTCCCGCGGGGTGCTCTGGTACATCCGCAACGGCGAGATCGTCCGGGTCGGCAACAAGAGCCAGGGCTGGGCGATGGTGGTGATCGACATCCCGATCGGCTTCGTCAACTCGGAGGAGGCGATCGCGGTGCTGAAGCAGGCCGCCGAGGCGGTCGCCGAGCACCCGGACCACCAGACCGAGTTCATCGAGGCGCCGGACGTGATCGGCGTGGAGACGCTGACCGTGGACGGCGCGACGATCCGGACGATCGCCAAGACCACCGCGGAGAGTCAGGCGACCGTCCAGCGGGAGCTGCGCCGGGTGCTGGCCGAGTCGCTGGAGACCAGCGGGCTGTCCGAGCGGATCGCCGCGTCCCGCCTGGCGCCGCGCTCGGCGGTGCCGCCGCCCTGGTACACGGGCCCCGAGAATTCTTCGTCTTCGATCGACGAGCGGTCCCCGGGCGGACCGTCCTGA
- a CDS encoding globin, with product MSAPVPEEATFFAAIGGEPTFRRLVDKFYEGVAADPLLRPMYPEEDLGPASERMRLFLMQYWGGPTTYSDTRGHPRLRMRHAPFRVGPAERDAWLLRMRTAVDSLGLPEAQHTMLWDYLERAAYFMVNTE from the coding sequence GTGAGCGCACCCGTACCGGAAGAGGCCACCTTCTTCGCCGCCATCGGCGGTGAACCGACGTTCCGCCGTCTCGTCGACAAGTTCTACGAGGGCGTCGCGGCGGACCCGCTGCTGCGGCCGATGTACCCGGAGGAGGACCTCGGGCCGGCTTCCGAGCGGATGCGGCTCTTCCTGATGCAGTACTGGGGCGGCCCGACCACGTACTCGGACACCCGCGGCCACCCCCGCCTGCGGATGCGGCACGCGCCGTTCCGGGTCGGCCCGGCCGAGCGGGACGCCTGGCTGCTGCGGATGCGGACCGCCGTCGACTCGCTCGGCCTGCCCGAGGCGCAGCACACGATGCTCTGGGACTACCTGGAGCGCGCGGCGTACTTCATGGTGAACACCGAGTAG
- a CDS encoding YbjN domain-containing protein, protein MQSTVRVGVPAQREPARTGPPAELPATGSSDTIEQVSLTRIGKALDLLDVRFLADGGGSLLAMWERHAVLVTLEGPDDEILVMRARPHATVPPDWADRAYRVVNEWNHTRRFCKAYVGDPTERGQLPIYAELQVPLAAGTHDALLVELLDCGAAVATSFVDWLHDEGALL, encoded by the coding sequence GTGCAGAGCACCGTCCGCGTCGGTGTCCCGGCCCAGCGTGAACCGGCCCGGACCGGTCCACCGGCCGAGCTGCCGGCGACCGGGTCCTCCGACACGATCGAACAGGTGTCGCTGACCCGGATCGGAAAGGCGCTCGACCTGCTCGACGTGCGGTTCCTCGCGGACGGCGGCGGCAGCCTGCTGGCCATGTGGGAGCGGCACGCGGTCCTGGTCACCCTCGAGGGGCCGGACGACGAGATCCTGGTGATGCGGGCCCGCCCGCACGCGACCGTGCCGCCCGACTGGGCCGACCGGGCGTACCGGGTGGTCAACGAGTGGAACCACACCCGGCGCTTCTGCAAGGCGTACGTGGGGGACCCGACCGAGCGCGGGCAGCTGCCGATCTACGCGGAGCTGCAGGTTCCGCTGGCGGCCGGCACGCACGACGCGCTCCTGGTCGAGTTGCTCGACTGCGGCGCCGCCGTCGCCACCTCGTTCGTCGACTGGCTGCACGACGAGGGCGCTCTGCTCTGA
- a CDS encoding PKD domain containing protein, protein MRRRLLAVATALLATLAGSPPPALADITQSEIVSSNPVDWTPHVLDGTVWSLAVVGDTVIVGGAFTKVADSSRRTTLARKNIFAFDLHDGSIRSFAPEVDGAIYSLAPGADGTVYAGGAFKTVNGAAQRGITRLWLSSGNRDTSFRAKVNWGDVRALATRGDRLYAGGTFSAISGTNRVALARMDAETGAVDTGFDAKLSGPGLSRVRVEHFDITADGRRLVAVGAFLKADGYDRVQIAQFDVGGSSAQLSGWYTRDYEPQCMKGFDTYLRQVKYSPDGSYFVVAATGRASSAQKLCDSAARFETSRTGEQRPTWVQRTGGDSLYAVAITGPAVYLGGHQRWFDNPYGTDGNGPGPGAVSRPGIGAVSPSTGKALSWNPTRARGVGVRAFLTLPQGLLVGSDTDELGKEYHGRIGLFPLS, encoded by the coding sequence ATGCGTCGTCGCCTGCTGGCCGTCGCCACCGCTTTGCTCGCCACCCTGGCCGGTTCCCCACCCCCCGCGCTGGCCGACATCACCCAGTCGGAGATCGTCTCCAGCAACCCGGTGGACTGGACGCCGCACGTACTGGACGGCACGGTCTGGTCCCTCGCGGTGGTGGGCGACACGGTGATCGTCGGTGGCGCCTTCACCAAGGTCGCCGACAGCAGCCGCCGGACCACCCTGGCCCGCAAGAACATCTTCGCGTTCGACCTGCACGACGGCTCGATCCGGTCGTTCGCGCCGGAGGTCGACGGCGCGATCTACTCGCTCGCGCCGGGCGCCGACGGGACGGTCTACGCCGGTGGGGCGTTCAAGACCGTCAACGGCGCCGCCCAGCGCGGCATCACCCGCCTCTGGCTGAGCAGCGGCAACCGGGACACGTCGTTCCGCGCCAAGGTCAACTGGGGGGACGTGCGGGCGCTGGCGACCCGCGGCGACCGCCTCTACGCCGGCGGCACGTTCTCCGCGATCAGCGGGACCAACCGGGTCGCCCTGGCCCGGATGGACGCCGAGACCGGCGCCGTGGACACCGGCTTCGACGCGAAGCTGAGCGGGCCGGGCCTGAGCCGGGTCCGGGTGGAGCACTTCGACATCACCGCGGACGGGCGGCGGCTGGTCGCGGTCGGCGCGTTCCTGAAGGCCGACGGCTACGACCGGGTCCAGATCGCGCAGTTCGACGTCGGCGGCTCGTCCGCGCAGCTCAGCGGCTGGTACACGCGGGACTACGAGCCGCAGTGCATGAAGGGCTTCGACACCTACCTGCGGCAGGTCAAGTACTCCCCGGACGGCTCCTACTTCGTGGTCGCCGCGACCGGACGGGCCTCCTCGGCGCAGAAGCTCTGCGACTCGGCGGCGCGCTTCGAGACCAGCCGGACCGGCGAGCAGCGGCCCACCTGGGTGCAGCGGACCGGCGGGGACTCGCTCTACGCGGTCGCGATCACCGGGCCGGCCGTCTACCTGGGCGGGCACCAGCGGTGGTTCGACAATCCGTACGGCACCGACGGCAACGGCCCGGGGCCGGGCGCGGTCTCCCGCCCGGGCATCGGCGCGGTCAGCCCGTCGACCGGGAAGGCGCTCTCCTGGAACCCGACGCGGGCCCGCGGGGTGGGCGTGCGCGCCTTCCTGACCCTGCCGCAGGGGCTGCTGGTCGGCTCGGACACCGACGAACTGGGCAAGGAGTACCACGGCCGGATCGGCCTGTTCCCGCTGAGCTGA
- a CDS encoding thioesterase family protein, whose translation MTDGRFVYDVPVRWSDMDAYGHVNNARFLTLYEEARVAMFFVGARERGLGSFEEGIVIARHEIDYLKPVDFGEPVRVEMWISELRVAAFTVSYELFDDGVLASRAKSVCVPYNLANGHPRRLSPEEKEFLKPYTGGGS comes from the coding sequence GTGACTGACGGTCGCTTCGTCTACGACGTGCCCGTCAGGTGGTCCGACATGGACGCCTACGGGCACGTCAACAACGCGCGCTTCCTCACCTTGTACGAGGAGGCGCGCGTGGCGATGTTCTTCGTCGGGGCCCGGGAGCGCGGCCTCGGCTCCTTCGAGGAGGGCATCGTCATCGCCCGCCACGAGATCGACTACCTGAAGCCGGTGGACTTCGGCGAGCCGGTGCGGGTCGAGATGTGGATCTCCGAGCTGCGGGTGGCGGCGTTCACCGTGTCGTACGAGCTGTTCGACGACGGGGTGCTGGCCAGTCGCGCCAAGTCGGTGTGCGTGCCGTACAACCTGGCGAACGGGCATCCCCGGCGGCTCTCGCCGGAGGAGAAGGAGTTCCTGAAGCCGTACACGGGCGGCGGGTCATGA